The Microbacterium trichothecenolyticum sequence ACGCGAAGAGTAGGGCAGGGACATGGCATCCATCCTCTCGTCCCGCGCCGACATCATCGTGGCGCGGCACCTGTGGGGATGCGGGGAGCCTGCGACCGCGCCCCGGCTGAGCGCGCGGACGAGGGAGCGGATCAGCCGGGGGCGTACGCCGAAGGCTCGGCATGGTTCGATGGGCCCATGCAGTTCCGACCCCTGACCGAGGACGATGTCCTCTCGTCTCCGCCCTGGTGGCACGACCGCCGTCTCGCGCCCGACCGCTGGCGGGACGACGAGACCAGGTCGGCTGTCGCGGTCGACCGCGGCGAGATCGTCGCCGCCGGCGCGATCTGGCTGTCCCGCGTGCACGATGGTCGTTTCTGGGTCGACATCGTCGTGCATCCCGAGATGCGACGACGGGGGATAGGCACAGCCGTTCTGCGTCACCTCGCGACGTTGCGCTCCCGCGACGTCCCGTTCGCCGCTCGTGGCTACGTCGACGACGAGGCACTGCTCTTCGCTGACGCGCGAGGAGCCGTGACCACGCAGATCGTCCCGCCCGCGCGGGTCGACCTGTCCGCCCGGACGTTCTTGCGCTCGCACGCGCAGGTTCAGCCTCTCGCGGGTATCGAGAGAAGCCGGGTCGAAGCCGCGAATGCGGCGATGTACCGCTGGACGCACGAGACCTGGAGTCCGGTCCGCGTCGGCTTCGAGGCCGCCCTCAACGAGGACCTGTGGGACGTTCTCGACGTGGAGGCCTCCGCCGCCGCCGTGGACGACCAGGGCCGGATCTCGGCTGTCGCCCTCACCTACCGCGACAGCGATCCGCCCCTGATCGTCGCCGAGACGACGCGGCGCCATCAGGCTGCAGGAGAGCGCCTGGTGGAGGGATGCATCCGTCGCGCTCTGGCGATCCTCGCCCACCGAGGGGTGACGACGGTCGATTTCGACGGTCACGTCAGCGACCCGCACTTCCTGCCCGCGCTCGCTCGACTCCAGCCGACCGGGCGATGGTTCCGACTGGTCGAGATCCCGACACCGTGATCGCGGCCCCTCGCGGCAAGGCCGCCACGGGCCTGACCTGTCGCCATGTGCCGCAAAATCGTCCCGCTCCATAATTTCGCACCTCCGGCGACGGATGCCGAGTGCCATGACGCCGCGCTGCAGTTCGTCCGCAAGATCGTGGGGACGACGAAACCCTCACGGACCAGCCAGGACGTCTTCGACCGCGCGGTGGCCGAGATCGCGGCATCCGTTCGTCATCTCCTCGACGACCTGGTGACGAACGCCCCGCCGAAGATCCGCGAGGAGGAGGCGGCGAGGCGACAGGCGCGGTCAGCGGAACGCTACGAGGCGATCCGGGTGTTCCAGGAGCAGAAGCGGGCGCGGCGCACGAGCCGAGTGCCTTCGCCCGGACAGCCGCTAGCCCTCGGCGTACCGCTCGAACAGGGGAGTGGCATCCGGGCTCTCCAGATCCGGATACCGGTGTCTTCCGCAACCGCGCGGAGCGGGCCGTGCAGCTGTTCGAGGAGGGCCGCGGCGTCGCCGGGCTCGCACGTGGACGTCGCACGGAGTTCGAGGACATCGATCGTGCCGTCCGCCGCACTGCCCGGCATCATGTCGACGTCCAGACGCGACACCTTCGCCGCCGGCTTGCCGGCAACGATCACGATGTTGTCGATTCCCTCCCCGTACGTGAGGGAGGGAATCGACCTGCCACCCGTTCTCCACCATCCACGCGCGCAGATCCGCCATGCGCTGGGCGCCCCGACCGTCGAAGGAGAAGCCCTCCGGAAGCTTCCGGCGCAGAAAGAACTCATAGCCGTCGGCACAGGCCTCTGGGATGTCGCCATACTCTCCAACGCGCCACTCGCCGGCGTAGAGCTGCTTCTGCACGTCGGCCACCGCGCTCTTGAAGGCGAGGTTCGCGGCCCGTGCTTCGTCGAAATCCGCTTCGGGCGCCTGTGAGCCCCCGCATCCGGTCACGAGCGTCGCCGTGATAACCGCACCCGCGCCCACGACGGTCCACCTGCCGCGTCGATGTCCGATCATGCGCGCCCCCTCGAGCTCCTCCAATCACCCAGCCAATCACACGCCGCCCTTTCGCCCGGGCGAATTTCCGCGGCCCGCGAAAACGTCGACGCCCGCCCCCGCGAAACGGCGGGGACGGGCGTCGACGTGGATGATCGGGCGATCAGACCCCGAAGTACAGCTCGAACGAAATGAGGGTGTCCGTGACCTGTAGGGAGTTGTTGGCTACAGCGTAATTCCGCGGTTCAATGCGGGTCGGTTTATGGCACGTATTGGCTCGTGGTGAAGGTTCCGCGGACTTTTCGCGGACTCAGGACGCCCGTCGTGCAATGCGCCCCTTCCCGAAGTTGAGGCCTTCCTTCTGCCCCCACTTCGAGACGGTGGAGGCGGTGACGCCGAGCTCCGCGGCCATGGCGCGGGTGGAGTAGCCGGCGTCGTACAGTTCGCAGGCGCGGGCGGTGTCGAAGGTGGATGCCGCGCGGTCGCGGGTGAGACCGGATCTTGTGCGCCAGGCGTTCACGGTGCCGACGGCGACGCCGAGCGTGGCCGCAATCTCGGCGGGGGTGCTGCCTCCGTCGTGCAGCTCGCGCGCGCGGGCCTGGTCGAACTTTGACCGGCCGGCGAACGTCAGGCCCTCACCCTTGGCCCAAAGCGACACCTGTTCGCGGTGCACGCCGAGCTCGGCGGCGATCGCCGTCGCCGTCGCCCCGGTGTCGAAGAGAGCGCGTGCCCGGTCCGTGTCGAGATCCAGTGTGTTGCGGTTGCGGCGTCCCATCATCTCGGTGTTGACGGCATCGACCGCGGAGGCGTGGAAGTAGGACGTGACGACACCTTTCGGGCCGCGGGAGGTCGCTGAGGGCGTCAGGAACCCCTTCTCGACCCATTTCCGCACACCCCGCTCGCCGAGGCCGACGCGCTCCGCGGCTTGTGCGAGCGTCAGCAGCGGGTTGAACCATTCCCGGACGGGTCCGAGGACCTCTTCGTCGTCATAACGCGCGTACGAGCCTGCTGGAGCGTTCGGGAGGGCGCCCGCGCCGGGGTGTACGAACCGGTGCCGGTTCTCGAGCCCCCACCGGCGCATCGCGTCCCTCACAGACCACCGCTCGCGCACCCCGTCTTCGTCTTCGGGATGGTCGTCGAGCACGAGGGGTCCGAGCCACCCCATGGCGACGTGGTCGTTCTGCAGCTGCTCGAGGCCGGCGGAGAAGTACCGGGTTGCTTCCTCGAGCGCGTGGATGGCGTCGGTGACGTCGTCGCGGCCGGTGGCCTGTGGGCCGGGGGTGGAGCGGGTAGTGACGACGCTGTCCCAGTTCCAGCGGGACTGCCCGCCGTCAGTCATGGTGCGGAGGCGGGTGAGTAGCTCGGGCGCGTCGCTCAGGAGCTTGTTCGCGCGCCCCCAACACTGATCGCACACGAGGGACCGGTCGCGGCAGACGCTCGGCGCGCAGCCCCTGCAGGGCGGGGTGTAGGTCTCGCCGACGTCCTCGGCGTGAGCGCGCCGGGCGAGTTCGTCAGGCTCGAGGTTCTCGCAGACGGCCCAGTGCTGCCGAGCGCATCCCCGGATGCAGTTCCTGGCTCCGGTGTCATCGATGCCGAAGACGGTACCCACCTCAGACAGTAAAGACATACCCGGTATTAAATACCCTGGATCGCTTTGCATGGGCAGGACGCGCCGCTGCTCGCTTTCCACGTGGCAACCGTCACTTTCCAGCGCGCGCAGCTTGACGGGGCGGGGGACAACCAGCGGAAAGACGCCCGAGCCGCCGGGCTGCGCCTCTCCGCTGGCAAGTCGAGGGTGCACAGGTGGAAAGTGTCCTGGTGGAAAAACCCGGGGAGAGATAGGCCGAATGCCGAGGGAGTGCCTGGGCGGTGGGGGGAGGGGTGGGGTGCCCCTGGTCGGCTGCGACCATCCCGGTAGAACGACGAAGGCCCCCAGTGATGGGGGCCTTCGGTTGTGCTGCGCGCTTGTCACACATGGGCATTGAGGATGAGTTGCTGTAGTAGTTCGTGGGTGGACGCGAACCCGACTCCGACGAAGGTGCAGTCGTCGAAGGTTGCATCTTTGGCGTCTATGGCGCCCATCACTTCGGTGCGTCCGGCTTCGAGAGTCCAGAGGATGCTTTCGACACTCCCGCCGACGTTGGTGGTTCCGCCGAAGATGACGTTGCCGTGCAGTAGTAGCACCGCGGGCCCGAGGAAGGTGACGTTGCGGGCGTGCATACCTTCCAGTGAGAATCCGCCGGGTGGCAGCAGGTCGACGATGCGGACGGTGGTGTTGCTGATTTCGAGTCCCATGAGGGGGCGCCTTTCGGTTGGTGTCGGGGACGGTAGTAGTCGGGTCCGACATTGGTGGGGTGTTTTCAGGCAGTGAGGCCGGCTGCTTCGGCGGAGATCTTCACGACCTCGTTGGTGTTGGTGAGCCCGAGGAGTTTGATGCCGTCGAGTGAGTCGACTTCGCGGATGCCGAGCATGCTCACTGCGTCTGGTGACACCTGGACGGCTTTGGAGCCTGCGAGGAGGGTCGCGAGTGCGTCGCCTACGGTGACGGCGCTGGTGCCGTTGCGGAGGCCGATCGCGCTGGGGTTGGAGTACAGCTTGGACCCGTTGGAGAACAGCGCGGCGCCGCCGTCTGTCGATGGGTCGAGGGTCATTGATGTGCCGATGTGCGCGACTCCTGTGGCGCCGTCGATGACGATCTGGTTGGCGCCGACGCCGACGATGATCTTGTTGCCTTCGAGTCGCACGTTGCCCATGGTGAGGGTGCCGGCTCCGCCGTCGAGGATGATGCCGACAGGGCCTTGCCCGATCATGATGCGGCCGCCACCGATGGGGCTGATGAGGACACCGCCGACGCGGATGACGCCGCCGCCGAGAACTTCCCAGTCACCCGCAATAGAGCCGGGGCCCGTCCAGTCGAAGGTGCCTTCGCCTTTCAGGAGTGCCCCGCCCTCGAGCAGCAGGATCGCGCGGATGAGACGGAGTCGTCCGTCCGAGATCGACGCGTTCTCAAGAAACGACCCTGACTCAAGCTTGCGCAGCCGGTAGAAGATGTCTTTGATCCACCCGACGACATCGTTCAGATTTTGGCTCATTGGTTTCCTTTCGAGATTGGTCACCAGATGGGTGAGCAGATGACGACGCGGTGGGTCGTCGTGGTGGTGGCGAGCTTGGCTCGCGCTTCGGCGAGAGTGAGGTTGCCTTTGTACTGGTTGCACTTGCGGTGCATGAGGTGGCAGTTCTCCCGGTCGTACGGGGACCCTCCGCGCGAGCGAGGAATGTCCTCGTCCACCTCACCCCGCATCGGGTGAGGGACGCATCCCGTGCAGTCGCGGGTGGGACACTTGCTACCGTGCTGGCCGTGCTGGACGGTGATTGTCGGGTTGACGGGTTTGTCGCACAGGGCGCAGGTGCTCTCTTCGGCTCGTACGCGCTTGACCAGGGCGCGTCTGCGGGCGCCGTTGGCGTTGGTGGTGGTGTAGGTGCCGCGTTCGGTCACGGTGTCCCTTCTGGTAGTGCCGGTGCCCTCGGTGGCAGTGGTCCGAGGGCACCGGCGGTCGGTGGCGTCAGGGGGTCTCGTGCTGAGCCTCGGCGAGCTGCTGCTCGTACATGCCGAGCCTCATGCGGAGGCCGCTATCCACGGCCTTCTCGAAGCGCTGGCGTTCGTCGGGACGGTCGGAGTCGCGCAGGGCGATGAGGCGGTCCATCTCGGGGTCGCGTTTCACTGCCTCGTCGCCGGCCCATCCGTCGAACTGTGCGCGGGTGGCGTCGTCGATGGGTTTGCCGGGGTCGACCCGGGTGAGCTTGTCGGGGGTGGCGTGCCACGCCTTGGTGGTGCTGTCGTACCAGCCCTTCGCGGGGCTGTAGTCGCCGTGGTTCGGCATCAGATGCGGTTCCTCTCGATGTGGTCCCACTCGGTCTTTCCGAGGTGGTCGGGCTGGCTCGCGCCGGCGGGCTCGAGCGTGGTTTCCCAGGCGGCGCCCTGCTGCTGTTCGGCGTACGGGCCGGTGGTCTCCGGCGGGGGGACGATGTCGCCGGCGGCGGTGCGCACCTCGTGGGCGCTGCAGTCGACGCAGTGCGTCGCGATCACGCCCTGCTCGGGGTGTTCGGTGATGTCGAGGCGGTCGGAGGGGCATCCGTCCGCGTGGGTGAGGGTGGTGCTCATTCGGTGTCCTTCAGGTCGTGGACGGGGATCCCGTCCTGGTTGGTGGCCTCGACGTCGACCAAGACGACTCGGCCGTCCGCTGTCGGCTGACGCCGGAGGCCCTTGGGCTGCAGCGTTAGATCGAGGTTGGGGTAATCGCCGTCAGGTCCGGGATCGAGAGCGTCAATCGCCATGCGGTGTCCTTTCGTGTGGTCTGGGTGTCGCGTCCCCTCGGCAGGATTCGAACCTGCGCGGCGCCGGGTAGAAACCGGGTGCTCTGTCCGCTGAGCTACGAGGGGGAGCGACATCGCGCTGGGAACGTGATGTCGTGGCGGGTCAGGGCGTGTAGGCCCTCCCCGCCCAGAAGCCTGCCGGTGGCCGCGCCAGGCGGGCGTAGGCGTCGCACTGCGCGCGGATGCGGCACACCGTGAGGCACGTGGTCTGCATTTCGAGCCGATCGGCCGCGGGGAGTGCCTCGGTGACGTAGCGGAGGTCGGTGTCGCACGGTGGCTCCCAGACCGCCATCGCGCGGCCGAGCTGCTCGTATTGCTCGATCGCGGTCGTGTGGCGGTCGTAGTCGTCGGCCGCGGACCGGTCAGCCATGGCTTGCTCGAGCTCGGCGCGGATCATGACCATGCCGGGCTGGCCGGGGACGGCGACCAGCTCGAGCTCTTCGCCGGTCGTGACGTCGGTGACGCGGGTGGGGGTCTCGGTGGTCATCAGTAGCAGCCGTTCTCGCAGCGGTCGTCTCGGTCGCCGGCGGGGTGGTGGTCGCGGCAGGATCCGAGCTCGTCGCTCAGACTGTGCCGGTGCGGGCGGCACTGCTCGCGAGTCCGGACGTCGGCGTACAGGCGGTCGCGACGGGCATGCTCAGCGGCGGTGCGCAGGTGCGCCGGGGTGGGTCGTCGCGAGTCGGTCCGGTAGTGCGTGTTCAGCCCCTCGACGGCGTCTGCGTAGTCCAGGTCGCTGAGCAGCGG is a genomic window containing:
- a CDS encoding GNAT family N-acetyltransferase, encoding MQFRPLTEDDVLSSPPWWHDRRLAPDRWRDDETRSAVAVDRGEIVAAGAIWLSRVHDGRFWVDIVVHPEMRRRGIGTAVLRHLATLRSRDVPFAARGYVDDEALLFADARGAVTTQIVPPARVDLSARTFLRSHAQVQPLAGIERSRVEAANAAMYRWTHETWSPVRVGFEAALNEDLWDVLDVEASAAAVDDQGRISAVALTYRDSDPPLIVAETTRRHQAAGERLVEGCIRRALAILAHRGVTTVDFDGHVSDPHFLPALARLQPTGRWFRLVEIPTP